A single window of Desulfovibrio inopinatus DSM 10711 DNA harbors:
- a CDS encoding HrpE/YscL family type III secretion apparatus protein: MGELFLLKDMPIFTAGQKVIKAKEFAEVTNSSKMLRQAHEEAQRLRDSVQAEFDRQKAEGFKQGQEEAKAQAAELMIQYTADAIKYLHSLEDITVDLVMAALNKILGQMDDRGVVLKIVKQSLYYIQGQKKARLHVRPEVAQTIRETITSSEYPGFEVIEVIPDERLKKGDCLLATEVGHVDCSVDTQLKAIRKAFANRLQEEKKSA; the protein is encoded by the coding sequence ATGGGTGAGCTGTTTTTGTTAAAAGACATGCCGATCTTCACTGCCGGTCAAAAAGTGATCAAGGCCAAGGAGTTTGCCGAGGTCACGAATTCGAGCAAAATGCTTCGTCAGGCGCATGAGGAAGCCCAACGACTGCGGGATTCGGTTCAGGCTGAATTCGACAGGCAGAAGGCCGAAGGATTTAAGCAGGGCCAGGAAGAAGCCAAGGCGCAGGCAGCTGAGTTGATGATACAGTATACGGCCGACGCCATTAAGTATCTGCACTCGCTGGAGGATATTACTGTTGATTTGGTCATGGCCGCGCTAAACAAAATTTTAGGCCAAATGGACGACCGGGGTGTGGTACTCAAAATTGTGAAGCAGTCGTTGTATTACATCCAGGGACAGAAAAAAGCACGGTTGCACGTGCGACCTGAGGTGGCTCAAACCATTCGGGAAACGATCACCTCGTCAGAGTATCCTGGATTCGAAGTGATTGAGGTGATACCCGATGAACGGTTGAAGAAGGGAGATTGCCTGTTGGCTACTGAAGTTGGCCACGTTGATTGCAGCGTGGATACACAGCTTAAAGCTATACGCAAAGCTTTCGCCAACAGGTTACAAGAGGAGAAAAAGTCAGCATGA
- a CDS encoding type III secretion HpaP family protein, protein MTDKLNDVSMSHESAPTSEAQQVPRRHASHEQTDEFHRALHHGEHGEHGEKSQSDVHDDDREQRGDIQSVVQPDEFHDALHHGERGERGKKSQSDVHVGDREQKGETQSVPQPHAFSDVLHNREHGERGEKAHGDAHVGGREQKRDNQAAARPDTLFHDALHHSEHGERDEKLQSNAHIGDRKQKSDIQPVTHFNGKPAVGRDIASKRKFDDKTKVGQKIDHKNVKDSGVSMADAILSHLGGKPIKKGVGDKDHFWEANYSKAKDDGKEKRVGDKGAQDGLTRLVEEKKSLDRRGDTLHDSDSRQQQRDENVVAGSVQQPQTLGDRLLDSLGGSQEAGHTVQNDHAGMEAQIQEVCDRVLVSHEGTATGHEVRIQLKENVIPGTEVRLRMEGGKLSVQLVTNDAHSYAMLNELGTDLASRLNGKLPEDCVVHVEMEDGKQQQFGQSNHQDQGRSKEQRNLYDEMNHDS, encoded by the coding sequence ATGACCGACAAATTGAACGATGTTTCCATGTCGCATGAGTCTGCTCCGACATCCGAGGCCCAGCAGGTACCACGACGTCACGCATCGCATGAGCAGACCGACGAGTTCCATCGCGCTTTGCATCATGGTGAGCATGGAGAACATGGCGAAAAGTCACAGAGTGATGTGCATGACGACGACAGAGAGCAGAGGGGAGACATTCAATCCGTCGTCCAACCCGACGAGTTCCATGACGCTTTACATCACGGTGAACGTGGAGAACGTGGCAAAAAGTCACAGAGCGATGTACATGTCGGTGACAGAGAGCAGAAGGGAGAGACTCAATCCGTCCCCCAGCCACATGCGTTCAGCGACGTCTTGCATAATCGTGAACATGGAGAACGTGGTGAAAAGGCGCACGGCGATGCGCATGTCGGTGGCAGAGAGCAAAAGAGGGACAACCAAGCCGCCGCCAGACCCGACACACTCTTCCATGACGCCTTACACCATAGTGAGCATGGCGAACGTGACGAAAAGCTACAGAGTAATGCGCATATAGGTGACAGAAAACAAAAGTCTGACATTCAACCCGTCACTCATTTTAACGGTAAACCTGCAGTCGGGCGAGATATTGCCTCTAAACGGAAATTCGACGACAAGACGAAAGTCGGACAAAAGATCGATCATAAAAATGTGAAGGATTCCGGTGTCAGTATGGCTGACGCCATACTGAGCCATTTGGGCGGTAAGCCAATAAAGAAAGGCGTCGGAGACAAAGATCATTTTTGGGAGGCGAATTACAGTAAAGCAAAAGACGACGGTAAAGAAAAGCGAGTTGGCGACAAAGGCGCACAAGACGGATTGACTCGCCTTGTAGAGGAAAAAAAAAGCCTGGATCGGCGTGGAGATACGCTGCATGACTCGGACTCCAGGCAACAGCAACGAGATGAAAATGTGGTGGCTGGCAGCGTTCAGCAGCCACAAACACTAGGAGACAGGCTGCTTGATTCTCTTGGTGGAAGCCAGGAAGCTGGTCATACGGTCCAGAATGATCACGCAGGCATGGAGGCCCAGATTCAAGAAGTCTGCGACCGAGTACTTGTTTCTCATGAAGGTACGGCCACGGGGCACGAAGTGCGCATTCAACTGAAAGAAAATGTGATCCCTGGTACGGAGGTTCGCCTGCGCATGGAAGGTGGCAAGCTCTCCGTACAATTGGTGACCAACGACGCGCATTCCTACGCTATGCTCAACGAACTGGGGACGGATCTTGCGAGCCGGCTCAATGGCAAGTTGCCGGAGGATTGTGTGGTGCATGTGGAGATGGAGGACGGCAAGCAGCAGCAATTCGGCCAAAGTAACCATCAGGATCAGGGACGTTCCAAAGAACAACGCAACCTGTATGATGAAATGAACCACGACTCTTAG
- the sctN gene encoding type III secretion system ATPase SctN, protein MSLDTSISRTLEEALQDVDSVEVRGKVIEVTGTMIKAMAPRVKVGELVSLRNHWEPDSELKAVVVGFARDAALLTPLGDIHKGISSSTEVIPSNDVHKIPVGPGVLGRVLNGLGDPIDGGEPIEALDHYPVYADPPNPMIRRRIEQPMSMGIRAIDGLLTVGEGQRMGIFAAAGVGKSTLLACLIKGAQADVNVLALIGERGREVRDFVERDLGPEGMKRTVLVVSTSDRASMERLTAAYTATALAEYFRDQGKSVLLMMDSITRFGRALREIGLASGEPPTRRGYPPSVFASLPKLMERAGTSDKGSITALYTVLVEGDDMNEPIADETRSILDGHIILSRDLAAANHYPAIDILASTSRCMGDVVTKEHKTIAGKVRSLMAKYNEIKLLLEMGEYKKGADAKADEAIDKIDIINTFLKQGLDERSSFDETLAGLKQLVA, encoded by the coding sequence ATGAGCCTGGATACGTCCATATCTAGGACCCTAGAAGAAGCTCTCCAGGATGTCGATAGCGTGGAGGTGCGCGGCAAGGTCATCGAGGTGACGGGTACGATGATTAAGGCCATGGCGCCGAGAGTGAAAGTCGGTGAGCTTGTTTCGCTACGCAACCATTGGGAACCCGATTCAGAACTTAAGGCCGTCGTGGTGGGCTTTGCCCGTGACGCGGCGTTGCTCACCCCACTCGGCGATATTCACAAAGGTATCTCTTCATCCACCGAAGTTATCCCCTCCAACGATGTGCATAAAATTCCTGTGGGGCCGGGCGTCCTTGGGCGCGTACTCAACGGCCTCGGAGATCCCATAGACGGCGGAGAGCCTATTGAAGCGCTTGACCATTATCCTGTGTATGCCGATCCGCCGAACCCTATGATTCGTCGACGCATTGAACAACCAATGTCTATGGGAATCCGAGCGATCGATGGATTGTTAACCGTAGGCGAGGGCCAACGCATGGGAATTTTTGCCGCGGCTGGAGTTGGAAAGTCAACTCTGCTCGCCTGCCTGATCAAAGGGGCTCAGGCTGACGTAAACGTGTTGGCGCTCATTGGTGAACGCGGCCGTGAGGTTCGGGATTTCGTGGAGCGAGACTTAGGGCCAGAGGGCATGAAACGCACAGTGCTCGTGGTATCGACCTCGGACCGGGCATCTATGGAACGGCTGACCGCAGCATATACTGCAACAGCCTTGGCTGAGTATTTTCGTGATCAAGGGAAGTCCGTGCTTTTGATGATGGACTCGATTACGCGTTTTGGCCGAGCTTTGAGAGAAATTGGTCTGGCCTCGGGTGAGCCGCCGACACGCCGAGGATATCCGCCATCGGTCTTCGCCAGCTTGCCAAAGTTGATGGAGCGGGCTGGAACTTCGGATAAGGGTTCTATCACTGCCTTGTACACCGTGCTTGTAGAGGGCGACGATATGAACGAGCCTATCGCTGATGAAACACGCTCTATTCTGGACGGTCATATTATCTTGTCCCGCGACCTGGCAGCAGCGAACCATTACCCGGCCATTGACATTCTGGCCAGTACCAGCCGTTGCATGGGGGATGTCGTGACCAAAGAACACAAGACCATCGCCGGCAAAGTTCGTAGTTTAATGGCCAAGTATAATGAAATCAAATTGTTGCTGGAGATGGGTGAGTACAAGAAAGGCGCTGACGCAAAAGCTGACGAGGCTATCGACAAAATCGATATCATCAATACTTTTTTGAAGCAGGGCCTGGATGAGCGTTCTTCGTTTGACGAAACACTGGCTGGACTCAAACAACTTGTGGCATGA
- the sctO gene encoding type III secretion system stalk subunit SctO, with translation MSKYPLAALLEVREHRERAAFSEVATRRVDAQEKREAVEARRKELADYIEWRERKAESMMSELTGGLHSPDHILRVVSYIQDLKHGDAEYRDKVAQAEDILRKAEIEVEKAKAKRQALTQEKEKLEKHKETWLNEEAKRQLLAEEEELEDFTSRSRASLFDGEDAL, from the coding sequence ATGAGCAAGTATCCGCTGGCAGCTTTACTGGAGGTGCGGGAACACAGAGAACGAGCAGCGTTTTCAGAGGTTGCCACGCGGCGGGTGGATGCCCAGGAGAAGCGGGAAGCGGTAGAAGCCCGGCGTAAAGAACTGGCGGATTACATCGAGTGGCGTGAACGTAAGGCGGAGTCGATGATGTCCGAGTTGACAGGAGGGCTGCATTCGCCAGACCATATTTTACGAGTGGTGAGTTACATCCAGGATCTTAAGCACGGCGATGCAGAATATCGGGATAAGGTCGCCCAGGCTGAAGACATCTTGCGCAAAGCCGAGATCGAAGTGGAAAAGGCCAAGGCGAAACGGCAAGCCTTGACCCAGGAAAAAGAGAAGCTGGAAAAGCATAAAGAAACGTGGCTCAATGAGGAAGCCAAGCGGCAGCTCCTTGCTGAAGAGGAAGAACTGGAAGATTTTACCAGCCGCTCCAGGGCTTCATTGTTTGATGGAGAGGACGCACTATGA